A single Vigna radiata var. radiata cultivar VC1973A chromosome 8, Vradiata_ver6, whole genome shotgun sequence DNA region contains:
- the LOC106771188 gene encoding delta(3,5)-Delta(2,4)-dienoyl-CoA isomerase, peroxisomal, with translation MEEKYKYPSLEILEKTPKSGVWYVILNRPSRRNALSHDFFIHFPKALYALDHDPDVKVIILSAAGNHFCAGIDLSILGSTASNSGSGESLRRQIMAMQDAVTALERCRKPVIASIHGACIGGGIDIVTACDIRMCTKEAFFSVKEVDLALAADLGTLQRLPLIVGFGNAMELALTGRTFTGEEAKELGLVSRVFDSKHHLDQAVMDLAQAIATKSPLAVVGTKMVLLKSRDLTVDQGLDYVATLNSARLLSSDLTEAVTAQKQKRKPVFSKL, from the exons ATGGAAGAGAAATACAAATACCCAAGTCTGGAAATATTGGAGAAGACCCCAAAATCCGGTGTTTGGTATGTTATATTGAATCGTCCATCACGAAGGAACGCTCTCTCCCATGATTTCTTCATCCACTTCCCCAAGGCCCTCTATGCCCTCGATCACGACCCCGACGTCAAGGTCATCATCTTATCGGCCGCTGGCAACCACTTCTGCGCCGGCATCGACCTCTCCATTTTGGGATCAACCGCATCCAATTCGGGTTCCGGCGAGTCCCTCCGCCGACAGATCATGGCGATGCAAGATGCTGTCACTGCCCTTGAGCGGTGCCGGAAGCCTGTGATTGCGAGTATCCACGGAGCGTGCATCGGTGGTGGAATTGACATCGTCACTGCGTGTGACATCAGGATGTGCACGAAGGAGGCGTTTTTTTCGGTTAAAGAAGTGGATTTGGCCCTGGCGGCTGATCTGGGAACTCTTCAGAGGCTACCCCTTATTGTGGGGTTCGGCAACGCCATGGAACTGGCTTTGACCGGTCGCACCTTCACCGGTGAGGAGGCTAAGGAATTAGGTCTCGTTTCTCGCGTTTTCGACTCCAAACATCACCTCGATCAGGCCGTCATGGATCTCGCTCAAG CAATTGCCACCAAGTCTCCCCTTGCTGTTGTTGGGACAAAAATGGTGCTGCTTAAAAGTAGGGACTTAACCGTGGATCAGGGGTTGGATTATGTGGCAACCTTGAATTCTGCCAGATTGTTATCCTCTGACTTAACTGAAGCAG